Part of the Mauremys reevesii isolate NIE-2019 linkage group 20, ASM1616193v1, whole genome shotgun sequence genome is shown below.
CATGTTCAGGGCTTGCATTCTAAAATAGCATAGTAAGGATATACAATACACTAGCTGACCAATGAGGTCTAATCTCAAAATGGTGCACAAAAATCTGACTTTGATGGAGTGATTATTACTGAAAGCCTTCAAAGAGGTATGATGTGTTATCAAGGGACTGTATGAAGAGTTGTTTGGCTGATAAACATGGAAAACTCTTCAAAAACATAGTATGTAGCACAAAGACAAGagggagaggaaaaaacaaaGGGAACAGGTAAGAAAGCTTGGGGTGAAGCAAAAAGAAATGAGAAGAGAGGTACATGCAGAGGCAGACCTGTTCATAGTCCTAAAAGTGGAGACCACGAACATGACCTGGATGAGAAAGGTTACAGGAAGCTACTGCATGGATTTTAATAGGGGAATTAAATGTTCTCTATCCCATTACAAATCCCCTGATCCCAAACTGATAATCACTGATAAGAGTTTTATaggattacttttttttaaatgtaatattttaaagcATCTCTGGGCTTGATTCTGCCTTCCCTGAATACCCAAATCTCTACctgaagccaatggcagtttTGGATCCACAAGGAATGCAAAAATCAGGGCTTTTTTCAGGGGGAAAATAAATAATTGTAATGAATTGGAAAAAGATACAGGGTCAGACAATGGAAAGTCATGGACACATTTCCTTTTTGGTTAGTTATAATTTCACCCCAGATACCTTGAGTCTGTTATAGACTGATAATGGCTTGTTGGAAACTCAATCCCATTCTTAATATAGAAAAACCCTTGTCCTGGGTATGGTAAACATACTCTAAATCTCAGTATCTTGGCCATATAATTTAGCCTGAAAACACTCAAAGTAATGAGGCTCCATGCAAGTGGTCAGCTGTAATGTTtattaggatttttaaaaatctgtttttaaattaCAGGAACACAGTAAAATTATATCTAGAATGTCTAAACCATCTTTTCAGCCCCTTTGAAGCCTAAGTTCTTGACACTGGCACAGCCACTGTTAAGTAAAAGATATACACTTTccaggaaaaaaatataaaaaactaCCAGGAGGATTGCGGAAAGtatcatttaaaaatatgatCTTTGCCAGATTTTCTACTTGCCAAGTTACGGTTTAGAGTGACTTTTACTACTGTTCTATAAACCCCTGAAAAAATGGGTTTATTCTGGCAAGTTTAACATATTAACTATAGCACAATAAGCAGGTATGACTGTAATCCATGAAGTGGAAAGATATAATTGATTTGTCTCATAAGGAAGCAATACTGCAGCTATTTCCACTAAAGGTTAGCAAAATACAGGCATCAAAGAAAGATTTAAGCACTGGATATAGTACATatcttacattttattttaaatatttctgtaCATCAAGCACCAGAAACACAAAAACCCACGCATATGTTATATACGTTCAAATCCAAATATGTCAAGATGAAATTTACCTGGTttacaaaacaccacaaaacataCAGGGTCACTTAAATTATTATTCTATTTATTTTGCCTGCATATCCCTCTCTTTcaagttctctctcctgcacaCTCTGTTAACTTCTTTGGACAGTGAGATCTGACAGTAATGGCTGAGAATGCTGCTGCTCCAGAAGAGGGGTAGTACTGGTATTAGCTGATAAGGATTATATGCAGGCTGCCATTTAGGTATTCTCACCTGTATAAGTTTAGAATCCATAAGTGTGACTCCCTGTCTTCAAATAAATGATAGAGCAAGCAGAGGCTATGGTGCTGAAGGCCAGGATGGACAGAACCAGTCAAATTAAACACCTTGCCTGTACATTTGACTGGATGAATGTACAAAGAccatcaaaacatttcaaaacagaagtttgttttattaaattactgagtttaaaaaaacccagaaataaATGGTCAGGAAATACTTTCACTTCAACACAGAGTTCTTGCTGCAGTGATTTTTCCACCAGTGAAAGTGGATCATCTCTTGGTTTATGGCCACTGAAATGAAGCTAATCCTCTTCTTTCTCTATATAGGATTTTGTGCTAACTCGTGCCATTTGCCTAGCCAAGTAGCGATCCCTTGCTGATACCACTGTCTCTTCACTGCTCCGCTTGGCAAATTTGCTCAcacacagagattttttttccatctgcTCTGCACCTTTTTGCTCTTCCTCTTCATCCTTACCTTTTGGCTCAGGAAATCTTTCAGAGCATGAGATTCTCTCATCATTACTCTTTCTGTCCTTTGCCTTTGTCTCTTTTTCCTCGTCACACTGTCTGTCTTTTTCTAAGGATCTAGGGCTACTTTGCTTCTTGTCCCTGTCCTTTTCTGAGGCTTGAGGACTACTTTCCTTTCTGTCCCTGTATTTCTTGTCATCTttgtcatctctctctctcttttccttcaaATGTTCCTCCTTTTCTCTGCATTTTTCCCCTCTTTCTCTATCACTGTATCTGTCTTTGCCATTTCTTATTCGCTCTTTTTCTCGTTCCCTTTCTGAATACTTgtcctccctctctttctctttcctaCCTTCTTTGTCAtatccttctctctcttttctatcTTTCCCCCTCTGCTTGTCCTCCTGCTCATTCCTCTTTCTGTAGTTATCTTTACTGGTATGATCCCCATATCTCTGTCGGTCTTCCTTTTCCCGGTTTCTATCTCTTCTCTCAGAATCCCTTTCCTTGTGGTGCTCATCTTTTTCCCTTCTACCTGTTCCACTCTCTCCTCTCCTAGGACGATTTATATGGGTTTTTGTGTGGTAACTTCCCTCCTCACTGGAAGATTCTGATGAGCTGGAGTGTTTCCGGCTCCTGTGATGTTTGGAATCCACCTCACTGCTCTCAGAGCTGTCTCGATTTTCCTTCTTTTTAGAACTAGCTCTGCTATTTTTATGATCTTCATCACTACTATCACTTTCTAAGTCACTGTCTGCATCTGGATTATCCTCTTCCTTAGCAGGGGTTCTAAGTCTTGGTCTCTCATCTGGACTTTTGTTTCTTTGGATGGATTCATCTGAATTAGTGGTAGATTTTTCTTCCTTTATCCTAgattatttgttgttgttgtgggaggggaaaaaaaaaaagatattacatAGCCTGCAGTGTCAAACTATTCTGGAGTTTGTGACTTCTTGTTGCAACTTGAGCAACACTGTTAAGAAGATATGCAGCTGAAAATTCTAAGCAGCCAAATCTGGTCTATTGTTCCAGTTCTAATATTCCAACTCTGAGCGATTTGTATTGAAAGTTCGCATTGGGTTCTTTGGTACTGTACATGTCCTAGAAAACAGCAGCTTTGATTTTCACCATACTGAAAAAGTAGGGTTTGAATGTCAAGAATGAGTAGTTTAACGGCCCTATCATCCTTATTTAAAGGACAGGACACAGATTTGTATCCTGGTAATATTATCTATATAGCACACCCTTTTCCTAAGTGTCTCACAATCCTACCCATGCCACATAGTTCCATACAAGGAAGAAGAGGGATTTTTTAGTGTCAGAGTTACAAATACAACTCTCATTATTTTAGTAACAGCTGTAAACGGAACTCCTCATGCTAAACGTATGTCCTCATAAGACACTACAAGTTTTAAATTGCAACACAATATTCCTGACTCTTTCTGTGCTTGTTGGCTAGGATCTCACTCTTGTGGTTAAACTGACACTAGCATCTTGCTACAGTTCTTAACTTGTTAAATATAAAACAGGAAACGTGGGACAAACTTGGACAAGGCCCCAAAATGTTGCAATACCTCAGTCTTTTTTGACTGATAAAGTGTATCTTTAATTCCATATCCTGCATGTCTGTTTTCACTAATCATGTAGCTACAGCAACAGTCTGTGGTAAATACTCCTTGGGAATCAGTGGACCATTTGGTTAGGCTGAAAGTTTGATGCATGGTTATTCTTGGAAAAATGACTCTAAAAATTACACTGTAGTATTCCATAGTTATTCTCTTTCAATGATCTTCCAGATCTAAATGATGAAGTTTATAAATCAAAGGTGAAATTTCTATTTGGCAGTGCTGCAAATTCTGCCTGACATCTGAAAATCGAGATGTTTTCTTTCCATACCTTACACCAACTTAATGAAAAAAATCCACAACTCAGCTGACAGTTTTGTTGGATTCAGCAGAATAGATTCCTACTCGTCTTCCCATAGATTAATTAGCTCTATAGGACTCATAGCAGCAAAACTTGTTTCTAGTAAATAATTATGGTCTGAACACCCAGAAAGCAGATACGCTGACTAAGAAACCACCATTCTGAAAGTCACTTTTCTGAACATAACTGCTCTTAAATAATGCAGTTTCAAACTGAGAGAATTGTTCAAGCAAATACAATACCAAGTGGGTTAATCACTACTGCCATTGCTTCATAAGCATAGCTAAATCAGACAGTAGCATATGGATGGCTTCATAAACAGGCAAATGTGAAAAGCACAGTTCATTTTACTATTTCAGAAGAGTTTTGTTGGTACTCTTAAGATATACATTTTGCTGGTGAAACTTAAGCCTGATACAGAGCTGCTTTAGAAGAGAATACTGTTGTAGCAGCTGGTCCTTTAAATCCTAGAGTGACAAACACAGTAGCCCTAACTTGGCCATTTTATATCTGACTGATGGAGGTATGCTGGTAAGTATGCTGACCTCCTGCTATGTCTTCCCTTAGTTTTCTCTATTATTTCTGAGGTGGTGGCACAGCCTCACAATAAATGCAGGCCAGAAGTCCTGTCTCTCAATAGGATGAGTAGCTCTAAAGAGATAACCTTCCTCACTTTAACTAAGAACTAATTTGAGACTCCATTCAAATTCAATCTCAAGAAGCCTCCTGATTGAAGGTAATATTCATAGTTTTAGGATACAGAACACACATCTGATCACTGAGGACTTTCTAAGGTTCCAACAAATTAATTTTAACCTGGATGAAGTGCCTTGAGTCGTCACTGGTTGCTATAAAGCCTTCAGTaaaattaaaaaacccagagACAACTCAACTGTGTTCTTTCTATATTGGCTCAAAACCACAGCACCATTTAATTATTTTGTTGTACACAGTACATGTCAAATTTAAAATATTCCCAATGGACTTGCTTTAAATTTGATTGCTTTCCTTTTGTCATAAGTATTAAGCAAATAAAGAAAactgaagtattttttcatatttaTGGTTAAATGCTGCCAACTACAAAGACAGAGACTCATGCGTTCCAGTTTTCCAGTGGATGATAAAATGAAGTTGCACAACCATGAAATATCATTATCCACCTGATCCCAAAACTCACTCTCTCTTGCTCTGCGTCCAGTAGCAAAGCTTTTGGTTTAATGTGGCTTATTAAAAATTATACAATGTTAAATTAAAAACTAGCTTAGAATAATGCTAGAATGTATTACCAGTATAATTATCTCCTTAACCCTAACCCTTCTCCTATTCTATACTTTCACCCAATGATGATGATTTTTCATTTTCCAAAGGATGGTGTAGTCGACTCTTGAAAACAAGCTCCTCCCTCACCTGTGCTTTGGTACTGCCTTCCTTCTTACTAGGATTCTACTGACACTGGGAATTATGAACAGAATGAAGAAACTTTACATATAAAGTCCTTCTGGAACTATATCCTACCTGGCTTCACGGAGGCTGCATTTGGGCACCTCTTCTTCCCCCACTGCCTGGTTTAAAAGATGTCTGTAAAATCCACTGAGATCCTTCTGTTTGGTCACATCCAGGCATGCTAAGGGAAGAAAAATAAGAATGATGTTACAGTTTCATGAACATTAACCAGATCTTATTTACATATGGTAAACCCGTGATCCAGAAAGAGATGCTCACGACATTGAAAATTTAGAAGAAACTAAGTCTATGAAACTTGATTATTTTCCATTCTAGTTATGCTGGCTACTGCTTTAAGGCTAAAAACAGTTATTTTAATCTCTGGGACACATGACTGTAAATCTGGCATGAGAATTGCTACTAATATTGCTGCAGACTCATCCTAAGCAACACTGACTCACTATTCTCCCTTTAACAGCTGCCCCTTTCCAGGAGCAAAAATCATGCAACCAGTACTGATATTATGAGTGAGGTTCTACTCTTTTCCCTCATATCCCATAACGATCTGCCAGGGTAAACTACAGTCACAAAGTGCACTCTCATTCAGTCCAGCGTGTTACTCTCTGCTCTTCCTTCTCAGTAAGTAGTTataatcaggggtggctctagacattttgctgccccaagcatggagggtccgctggtcccgtggcttcggcggacctcccacaggcgtccactgaagccgcgggaccagcggaccctccgcaggcacgcctgcgggaggtccacccaagccgcgagaccagtggaccctccgcaggcaagctgccgaaggcaccctgcctgccgccctagcggcgaccagcagagcgccccccgcggcttgccgccccaggcacgcacttggagcgctggtgcctggagctgcccctggttataATTCCATACCTTTCATCACCATGTATTTTTGACAGCTTTCCACGCCCCCACCTTTAGTCTGCCCTCTCTTTGTCCATTGAGTTGGCTGTATGGTTTTGGAAGTCCCATCTCCCTTTCCAGGGCCTCTAGGGATAGTTTTTAAACAGATGCATTTTTGGTGCTattggccattttgaaaaaaaaattaaaatgtatttaatttatccTTATtagaaacattaaaaataaattaatgaataTAGATTTTGtacctttttttcattttaagagGGAAATACACTTTTTATTCAGTTAGTTTTACTGGCATAGGAAAAAAGAAGatgtgttcacacacacacacacacacacacacacacacacacacgtactaGTGATATACAAAGAAAATAGAATGGTTACATGTGTACTGGGCATAGTTGTTCTACAACCAGCAGCCTTCAGAGTTGTCCAAGAAAGTTTTATATATAATCAAAACGTCTCAATGTCTTTGTAGAGCTATGCACAAAACTATTATTTTTGTCGATTTTATTTTTCATCTTCACATTGAAGCAGCCTCAAAGAATTAATTTTTCTGTGCTTATATAAAACTTTACACGGTATAGTATACCTTGTACACAAACTGTAACACCTAGCACTCCTCTCCTACCACTCATAAgcgtttggttttgttttaaaaaagaggaaaaggTCTAGTGAATTAAAAATTACAATACAAtgtttgagagacaaggtggttaaagtagtatcttttattggaacaatttctctcaccaacagaagttggtccaacaaaaaaatattacctcacccaccttgtctcgctaatatcctgggactgacacagctacaacaacattgcataatACAATGTTTAAAAGATATACTatcctaacttttttttaaattaccattggcttgtttttaaaattttgctGAAATAAATTAATTCCAAAACATGCAAATAAAAAACCGTAAAAACAGTTTACAGGGATATAATTTACAAAATGTGGAGAAAGTTTAGGCTCCAGAGACTATCAATATCATACAAAATCCTCCTTTACAGAGGTGGGctaaaatttaaaaagacaagTCATAGCTTTTTAACTGATTGAAGGCAGAGATAAAGGCAGCAACTGACACACCCACTCACCCTGCCTGTCCTCATGACtacccctccaggtgcagcctgggcagttaattggcccATCTAATCACCTTAACCTCTTCAGATCTTATGTGAGGTGGACACCTCATCACAATGACTCAAGTGGAAGATCCTCCTTACCTAGGGAGGGAGACATGAAACTGTTGAATAGAGGCCAAGCTGTTTGAAAAAGCCTGTTAATTAAAGCCTGGTATACCATTGGCATAACCAGTGTTTGAAATACTGGAACTATGCCATGACAGCAGGACAACAGGGGGTCACTGCTGCTGATGTGCCAAGAGTATATTTGTGTCTTTGTTTCCCATAACTTCACAatactttaagaacataagaaagtaaagtaaagaaagtaaataagtaagtgttatttaccccttctcataacacaagaactagagggaaccaaatgaaattaataagcagcaagtttaaaatgagcaaaaggaagtatttcttcacacaaagcagtgtcaacctgtgggactctttgtcagaggatgttactaaggccaagactataatagggttcaaaaaagaactagataagttcatggaggataggtccatcaatggctattagccagcatgggcagggatggtatgcctagcctctgtttgtcagaagctgggaatgagcgacaggggatggatcacttgatgattccctgttctgttcattccctctggggcacctggcactggccactgtcggaagacaggatactgggctagattgctgtttggtctaacccagtatggccattcttttgttcttatgtAGAAGACGGACATTTTAGATATTAACTAAAAGAGTCAGGAAAAGAGCGCAGGATAGAGTTGGAGGAcatgtttttttaaagataactAAAAAGTCAGGAAAAGGGGCAAGGGGAGTACAGGTATCAGACTTGTTAAAATACCACCCTGGCTTTCACAGGAAGTGAAAGAGGctataaaaattaaaacaaaacaaacaaaaacaatatataacaaagggaagaaaaagaatGTTGATAATAATGAATAAAAATCAGAGGCCAGGAATTGCAGAACATTTATAAGAGAAGTAAAAAGACAAAGGAGAAATCTATAGCCAGCAGATTTAAGGACAataagggtggttttttttggtaTATTTGGAACACAAAAAATTCTTACAATGGTATTTGTcctttactagatggaaatggtagaattgtcaataatgatgcagaaaaggcagaagtgttaaataaatatttcttttcagtATTTGGGGAAAACAAGATGATGTAGTCATAATATAGGATGATAATAAAACACTTTCCATTCTAATAGTAACTTGGGAGGATGCTAAATAATGaatgttagacattttaaaaatcagcaagtCTAGATAACTTACATCCAAGAGCTGGCAAaggagcttgctggactgttAAAATTTTTTAAATGTGTCTTGGAATACTGAGGAAGTTctagaaaactggaagaaagcgAATGTTGTGCCAATATCTAAACAGGGTAAATGGGACAACCAGATAACTGTACACTTATGATCAATCCTGGGCAAAACAAAATAATGGAATGGCCGA
Proteins encoded:
- the NSRP1 gene encoding nuclear speckle splicing regulatory protein 1 isoform X2; translation: MNMTVFMMKCSSRRKKAMPKYSQEKMTKRSITENPKYIQNILKAAEVRKQEQEKRMEKKIQKEREMEGGEFDDKEAFVTTAYKKKLQERAEEEEREKKEAALEACLDVTKQKDLSGFYRHLLNQAVGEEEVPKCSLREARIKEEKSTTNSDESIQRNKSPDERPRLRTPAKEEDNPDADSDLESDSSDEDHKNSRASSKKKENRDSSESSEVDSKHHRSRKHSSSSESSSEEGSYHTKTHINRPRRGESGTGRREKDEHHKERDSERRDRNREKEDRQRYGDHTSKDNYRKRNEQEDKQRGKDRKEREGYDKEGRKEKEREDKYSEREREKERIRNGKDRYSDRERGEKCREKEEHLKEKRERDDKDDKKYRDRKESSPQASEKDRDKKQSSPRSLEKDRQCDEEKETKAKDRKSNDERISCSERFPEPKGKDEEEEQKGAEQMEKKSLCVSKFAKRSSEETVVSARDRYLARQMARVSTKSYIEKEED
- the NSRP1 gene encoding nuclear speckle splicing regulatory protein 1 isoform X1 — encoded protein: MQQRSAPDPKMAAPSKQYGLILPKKALQKTLMLKKHSVFADDSDEETSVGESLQREALKKQVMKQTKLEIQKALAEDSTVYEYDSIYDEMQQQKKESNAKVLSGKDDKKPKYIQNILKAAEVRKQEQEKRMEKKIQKEREMEGGEFDDKEAFVTTAYKKKLQERAEEEEREKKEAALEACLDVTKQKDLSGFYRHLLNQAVGEEEVPKCSLREARIKEEKSTTNSDESIQRNKSPDERPRLRTPAKEEDNPDADSDLESDSSDEDHKNSRASSKKKENRDSSESSEVDSKHHRSRKHSSSSESSSEEGSYHTKTHINRPRRGESGTGRREKDEHHKERDSERRDRNREKEDRQRYGDHTSKDNYRKRNEQEDKQRGKDRKEREGYDKEGRKEKEREDKYSEREREKERIRNGKDRYSDRERGEKCREKEEHLKEKRERDDKDDKKYRDRKESSPQASEKDRDKKQSSPRSLEKDRQCDEEKETKAKDRKSNDERISCSERFPEPKGKDEEEEQKGAEQMEKKSLCVSKFAKRSSEETVVSARDRYLARQMARVSTKSYIEKEED